Proteins co-encoded in one Mycobacterium mantenii genomic window:
- a CDS encoding DUF5631 domain-containing protein encodes MAVFGRMSARQRLRRATRESLATPAFSSPVDCTPWVTGGLWPAELSTITAETATLAEYLKADLERIAHAANDQLKLLKRAGMTDLSRQAAEARVIDEARGRAVRRVESTIRYLHAVQSGAQTPPAPPPRVEPSRADLEKTQVLPAIREVKPIVEAPAPSAPTPSPRPGRRRRRRAAALEQVADIGTPQAPEQEAPADGPTPITADVSHLDETQVIPVVRAEPVSPLPEPAPDQADSGRHHAIVEPAVVEPDAVEDEPTAAAEGSHLEETQVIPVVTPAMFEAPTQRAPESTPDQADSGCHRVVVDETVVVKAEPQVVPPEAVADATPAAADVTPAAAENATRAAAEAETAAFPAARPRSEKPLTTTGLDNARLNRLLEFVVRQEPRVNWAIGDRADGTTVLVTDLAHGWIPSGITLPAGVRLLEPERRTGGVATLIGETARVVTYAPGDSLHRSVDFAATTSSVEPRALPAIEDLASVLSAATCGRDDLPKIVPRLAQAAAAGTFVVDQEVDVLRVHLDTARYQLLVQYPNVNPALLLKCLLMAATEGIASGDAVSANYHLAWYQKLAG; translated from the coding sequence GTGGCGGTCTTCGGTCGGATGTCGGCGCGCCAACGCCTCCGGAGAGCTACCCGGGAATCACTGGCGACCCCGGCTTTCAGCTCCCCTGTCGACTGCACCCCGTGGGTGACAGGCGGGTTGTGGCCTGCCGAATTGTCGACGATCACGGCCGAAACTGCCACTCTCGCTGAGTATCTCAAGGCCGACCTGGAGCGAATTGCTCACGCCGCCAATGATCAGTTGAAGTTGCTCAAGCGAGCGGGAATGACCGACCTATCCCGCCAGGCGGCAGAGGCGCGCGTCATCGACGAGGCTCGCGGCCGCGCCGTGCGCCGAGTCGAATCGACGATTCGTTACCTGCATGCGGTGCAGAGCGGAGCCCAAACGCCCCCTGCTCCCCCACCGAGGGTCGAGCCGTCCAGGGCCGACCTGGAAAAAACGCAGGTGCTGCCCGCAATCCGCGAGGTCAAGCCCATCGTCGAAGCGCCCGCACCGAGCGCACCCACGCCATCCCCACGTCCGGGCAGGAGACGTCGTCGCCGAGCGGCCGCGCTCGAGCAGGTCGCCGACATCGGCACGCCGCAGGCACCCGAGCAGGAAGCCCCTGCCGACGGCCCCACCCCCATCACCGCCGACGTGTCACATCTCGACGAGACACAAGTCATCCCGGTGGTCAGGGCCGAGCCCGTTTCGCCGCTGCCCGAGCCGGCTCCGGATCAGGCCGATTCCGGTCGCCACCACGCGATCGTCGAGCCGGCCGTCGTCGAGCCGGACGCCGTCGAGGACGAGCCCACCGCCGCCGCCGAGGGGTCCCATCTCGAGGAGACGCAGGTCATTCCCGTGGTCACCCCGGCGATGTTCGAGGCGCCGACGCAGCGTGCGCCGGAGTCGACGCCGGATCAGGCCGACTCCGGTTGTCACCGCGTGGTCGTTGACGAGACGGTCGTCGTTAAGGCGGAGCCGCAGGTGGTCCCGCCGGAAGCCGTGGCCGACGCCACGCCCGCCGCCGCCGACGTCACCCCTGCCGCCGCCGAGAACGCCACCCGCGCCGCGGCCGAAGCCGAAACCGCCGCCTTCCCCGCCGCCCGGCCGCGCAGCGAAAAGCCTTTGACCACAACAGGATTGGACAACGCACGGCTGAACAGGCTGCTCGAATTCGTGGTCCGGCAGGAGCCACGCGTGAATTGGGCGATCGGAGATCGCGCTGACGGCACGACGGTACTGGTCACCGATCTGGCGCACGGATGGATACCCTCAGGCATCACCCTTCCGGCCGGCGTGCGCTTGTTGGAACCCGAGCGTCGCACCGGCGGGGTCGCCACACTGATCGGCGAAACGGCGCGTGTCGTCACTTACGCTCCCGGCGATTCGTTGCATCGCTCGGTGGATTTCGCCGCGACAACGTCGTCGGTCGAGCCCCGCGCGCTGCCCGCGATCGAGGATTTGGCGAGCGTGCTGAGTGCGGCCACATGTGGGCGTGACGATCTGCCCAAGATCGTGCCGAGGCTGGCACAAGCCGCCGCCGCGGGAACGTTTGTCGTCGACCAGGAGGTCGACGTGCTGCGGGTACATCTCGATACCGCGCGCTACCAGCTGCTCGTGCAGTATCCAAACGTCAATCCCGCGCTCCTGCTCAAGTGCTTATTGATGGCCGCCACCGAGGGCATCGCCAGCGGAGACGCGGTGTCGGCGAACTACCACCTCGCCTGGTATCAAAAGCTCGCCGGGTGA
- a CDS encoding TIGR03084 family metal-binding protein, which translates to MAGLEPIVADLRAESDELDALVAPLPAERWADPTPAPGWTIAHQIGHLWWTDRVALTSVTDEAGFAEELKAAAADPTGFVDAGAEELAALAPAELLADWRATRARLHDELLLVPAGRKLPWFGPPMSAASMATARLMETWAHGLDVADALGVKRVATDRLRSIAHLGVRTRDYAFFVNNLEPPAEPFLVELRGPSGDTWSWGSPDAAQRVSGSAEDFCFLVTQRRPLSALNITAHGADAQRWLEIAQAFAGPPGTGR; encoded by the coding sequence ATGGCGGGTCTCGAACCGATCGTGGCGGACCTACGGGCCGAAAGCGATGAGCTTGACGCCCTGGTTGCGCCGTTGCCGGCCGAACGCTGGGCCGATCCGACGCCCGCGCCCGGCTGGACCATCGCCCACCAGATCGGCCACCTGTGGTGGACCGACCGGGTCGCGCTGACCTCGGTCACCGATGAGGCCGGCTTCGCCGAAGAGCTCAAGGCCGCCGCGGCCGACCCGACCGGCTTCGTCGACGCGGGCGCCGAAGAGTTGGCGGCTCTGGCGCCGGCCGAACTGCTGGCCGATTGGCGGGCCACGCGCGCCCGATTGCACGACGAACTGCTGTTGGTTCCCGCCGGGCGCAAACTTCCCTGGTTCGGGCCGCCGATGAGTGCAGCGTCAATGGCTACCGCGCGGTTGATGGAAACGTGGGCCCACGGGCTGGACGTCGCCGACGCGTTGGGGGTCAAGAGGGTGGCCACCGACCGGCTCCGGTCGATCGCCCATCTAGGGGTGCGCACCCGCGACTACGCGTTTTTCGTGAACAATCTGGAGCCACCGGCCGAGCCGTTCCTCGTCGAGCTGCGCGGACCCAGCGGCGACACGTGGAGCTGGGGATCACCCGACGCGGCCCAGCGAGTCAGCGGTTCCGCCGAAGACTTCTGCTTTCTGGTCACTCAGCGCCGCCCGCTCAGCGCCCTCAACATCACCGCGCATGGGGCCGACGCCCAGCGCTGGCTGGAGATCGCGCAGGCTTTCGCCGGGCCTCCCGGCACCGGTCGATGA
- a CDS encoding DUF2694 family protein encodes MTDANPAFDTVHPSGHILVRSCRGGYMHSVALSEEAMETDAETLAQGILLTADVSCLKALLEIREEIVAAGHTPSAEVPTPRDLDAAIEKLLAHKLRRRNGAR; translated from the coding sequence ATGACCGACGCGAATCCCGCTTTTGACACTGTTCACCCGAGTGGACACATCCTTGTCCGCTCTTGCCGCGGCGGTTATATGCACAGCGTCGCGCTGAGCGAAGAGGCGATGGAAACCGACGCCGAGACGCTGGCGCAGGGCATCCTGCTGACCGCCGACGTGTCGTGCCTCAAAGCGTTGCTGGAAATTCGTGAGGAGATCGTCGCGGCCGGGCATACCCCCTCCGCGGAGGTCCCGACCCCCCGCGATCTGGATGCGGCGATTGAGAAGTTGCTGGCGCACAAATTGCGGCGGCGTAACGGCGCGCGGTAG
- a CDS encoding YqgE/AlgH family protein — MVPPPEDPEDYVAPAAQRVRAGTLLLANTDLLEPTFRRSVIYIVEHNDGGTLGVVLNRASETAVYNVLPQWTKLSAKPKTMFIGGPVKRDAALCLATLRIGADPHDAPGLRHVDGRVVMVDLDAEPDVIAPLVEGVRIFAGYSGWTIGQLEGEIERDDWIVLSALPSDVLVGPRSDLWGQVLRRQPLPLSLLATHPIDVSRN, encoded by the coding sequence CTGGTGCCGCCGCCGGAGGACCCAGAGGACTACGTCGCACCCGCCGCGCAACGCGTGCGCGCGGGCACCTTGCTGCTCGCCAACACCGATCTCCTCGAACCGACGTTTCGGCGCAGCGTGATCTACATCGTCGAGCACAACGACGGCGGCACGCTGGGTGTCGTGCTGAACCGCGCCAGCGAAACCGCGGTGTACAACGTGTTGCCACAGTGGACCAAGCTGTCGGCCAAGCCGAAGACGATGTTCATCGGGGGCCCGGTGAAGCGTGACGCCGCGCTGTGCCTGGCGACGCTGCGCATCGGCGCCGACCCGCACGACGCGCCGGGCCTGCGGCACGTGGACGGCCGGGTGGTGATGGTCGATCTGGACGCCGAGCCCGACGTGATCGCGCCGCTGGTCGAAGGGGTGCGGATCTTCGCGGGATACTCGGGCTGGACTATCGGTCAGCTTGAAGGCGAGATCGAACGCGACGATTGGATTGTGTTGTCCGCCTTGCCATCCGACGTGCTAGTCGGACCGAGGTCGGATCTGTGGGGCCAGGTCCTGCGTCGCCAGCCGCTGCCGCTTTCGCTGCTTGCCACCCACCCCATCGACGTCAGCCGAAACTAG
- a CDS encoding MFS transporter, producing the protein MQSSAPVEVWRSVRALPDFWRLLQVRVASQFGDGLFQAALAGALLFNPDRAADPMSIARAFTVLFLPYSLLGPFAGALMDRWDRRLVLVGANVGRLILFAAIGTILAVRAGDLPLLLGALFANGLSRFVGSGLSASLPHVVPREQVVTMNSVATASGAIAAFFGANFMLVPRFIFGASDKGASAIVFLTAVPVSIALLLSWRFGARALGPDDTWRAIHGPVIYAVITGWLHGARTVAQRPTVAATLSGLATHRMVVGINSLLVLLLVHHMPNLEGGGFGTALLFFGAAGLGAFLANVLTPPAIRRWGRYATANGALAASAIIEVAGAELLLPVMVACGFLLGVTGQMVKLCADTAIQMDVDDALRGHVFAVQDALFWVAFIVSITVAAILIPDDGHAPAFALFGSGLYLVGLAMHSFLGRRTEQANNRYPAGATDERRR; encoded by the coding sequence ATGCAGTCCAGCGCACCCGTCGAAGTCTGGCGGTCGGTGCGCGCTTTGCCAGATTTCTGGCGGCTGCTGCAGGTGCGGGTGGCGAGCCAGTTCGGCGACGGTTTGTTCCAGGCGGCGCTGGCCGGGGCGCTGCTGTTCAACCCGGATCGGGCTGCCGATCCGATGTCCATCGCGCGCGCCTTCACGGTTCTGTTCTTGCCGTATTCGCTGTTGGGACCTTTCGCCGGTGCACTGATGGACCGTTGGGATCGGCGCCTGGTGCTCGTCGGTGCCAACGTGGGTCGGCTGATCCTGTTCGCCGCGATCGGCACGATCCTCGCGGTGCGGGCCGGCGACTTGCCGCTATTGCTGGGGGCCCTGTTCGCCAACGGGCTGTCCCGGTTCGTCGGATCCGGGCTGTCGGCGTCGCTGCCGCACGTGGTTCCGCGGGAGCAAGTGGTGACGATGAACTCGGTCGCCACCGCGTCCGGAGCTATCGCAGCGTTCTTCGGCGCAAACTTCATGCTGGTGCCCCGGTTCATCTTCGGGGCCAGCGACAAGGGCGCCTCGGCGATCGTGTTCCTCACCGCGGTTCCCGTGTCGATCGCGTTGCTGTTGTCGTGGCGATTCGGTGCCCGGGCGTTGGGCCCCGACGACACCTGGCGAGCGATCCACGGACCGGTCATCTACGCGGTGATCACCGGCTGGCTGCACGGCGCGCGGACGGTGGCGCAGCGTCCCACGGTCGCCGCCACCCTGTCCGGGTTGGCCACCCACCGGATGGTCGTCGGCATCAACTCGTTGCTGGTCTTGTTGCTGGTCCATCACATGCCCAACCTCGAGGGTGGGGGATTCGGCACCGCGTTACTGTTCTTCGGCGCCGCGGGGCTGGGCGCGTTTTTGGCCAATGTCCTGACACCGCCGGCGATCCGCCGATGGGGCCGTTACGCGACGGCCAACGGTGCGTTGGCGGCGTCGGCCATCATCGAGGTCGCCGGCGCCGAGCTGCTGCTCCCGGTCATGGTCGCGTGCGGCTTTTTGCTCGGCGTCACCGGCCAGATGGTCAAGCTTTGCGCCGACACCGCGATCCAGATGGACGTCGACGACGCTCTTCGCGGGCATGTGTTCGCCGTACAGGACGCACTGTTCTGGGTCGCGTTCATCGTCTCAATCACGGTGGCCGCCATCTTGATTCCCGACGACGGGCACGCACCCGCATTCGCGCTGTTCGGGTCGGGGCTGTACCTGGTCGGCCTGGCCATGCACAGCTTCCTGGGCCGGCGCACGGAGCAGGCGAATAATCGTTACCCGGCGGGCGCAACCGACGAGCGGAGGCGATGA
- a CDS encoding LpqN/LpqT family lipoprotein, giving the protein MIEIVPVHRALLGGMVAGLMGLAVVVGGTASADPLPPAPAPVPAVPAPAPQNLGPELVPPSRYLAAPPAGNQIVPPATAAVPGTTAPAAATPAAPAPAPATSGTIREFLQSKGVKLEPQKAQGFKALDITLPVPARWTQVPDPNVPDAFAVIADRQGSSIYSSNAQVVVYKLVGTFDPKEAITHGYVDSQKLLAWQPTNASMADFGGFPSSVVEGTYRDGDLTLNTSRRHVIASSGPDKYLVSLSVTTDRAVSVADAPATDAIINGFRVSAPGAPAPARAASPVGLPAPAPTAPAPVAAPVAPAPVAAPVAPAPVAPAPAASPLVPLAQTSPAAPVGLPAQAPMAGQQRTPSLLAMVPGLPPLPNFSFLQH; this is encoded by the coding sequence ATGATTGAGATCGTCCCCGTCCACCGGGCACTCCTCGGCGGTATGGTCGCTGGCCTGATGGGCCTGGCGGTTGTTGTGGGCGGCACGGCATCCGCAGACCCGTTGCCTCCTGCGCCAGCACCCGTCCCCGCGGTTCCCGCGCCGGCGCCGCAGAACCTCGGGCCCGAGCTGGTGCCGCCGAGCAGATACCTCGCGGCCCCGCCGGCCGGCAATCAGATCGTCCCGCCGGCCACCGCCGCCGTCCCGGGCACCACGGCACCGGCCGCTGCCACGCCGGCGGCTCCGGCCCCGGCTCCCGCGACGTCCGGAACGATCCGCGAATTCCTGCAGTCGAAGGGCGTGAAGCTCGAACCCCAGAAGGCCCAGGGCTTCAAGGCACTCGACATCACGTTGCCGGTGCCCGCGCGCTGGACCCAGGTGCCTGATCCCAACGTGCCCGATGCGTTCGCGGTCATCGCCGACCGGCAGGGCAGCAGCATTTACTCATCGAACGCCCAGGTCGTGGTGTACAAGCTGGTCGGCACCTTCGATCCGAAAGAGGCCATCACCCACGGCTACGTCGACAGCCAGAAACTGCTGGCATGGCAGCCCACCAACGCCTCGATGGCCGATTTCGGTGGCTTCCCGTCGTCGGTCGTCGAAGGCACCTATCGCGACGGTGACTTGACGCTCAACACGTCGCGGCGCCACGTCATCGCCTCGTCGGGACCCGACAAGTATCTCGTGTCGCTGTCGGTGACCACCGATCGCGCGGTGAGCGTCGCCGACGCACCGGCCACCGACGCCATCATCAACGGGTTCCGCGTGAGCGCGCCCGGTGCGCCCGCCCCGGCGCGCGCTGCCTCTCCGGTCGGGCTGCCCGCACCGGCTCCCACCGCGCCGGCTCCAGTCGCTGCCCCGGTTGCCCCGGCGCCGGTCGCGGCTCCAGTTGCTCCGGCTCCGGTCGCCCCGGCACCGGCCGCAAGCCCGCTCGTACCGCTCGCCCAGACCTCGCCCGCGGCGCCGGTCGGGCTCCCCGCGCAGGCACCCATGGCGGGTCAGCAGCGCACGCCCAGCCTGCTGGCCATGGTGCCGGGCCTGCCCCCGCTCCCGAACTTCTCGTTCCTGCAGCACTGA
- a CDS encoding ESX-1 secretion-associated protein has translation MADSIHIVPAHLRQAAAHHQDTSEYLRTVPSSHAAIQESLDSLGPIFSELRDAGRELLELRRQCYEQQAADHADLADKLTASATMWEQHEQEAAGKFGDIVDRGR, from the coding sequence ATGGCAGATTCGATTCATATAGTGCCTGCGCACCTGCGTCAGGCTGCCGCGCACCACCAGGACACATCGGAGTATTTGCGTACCGTGCCGTCGTCGCACGCCGCCATCCAAGAGAGCCTCGATTCGCTGGGGCCGATCTTCAGTGAATTGCGCGACGCGGGCCGTGAGCTGTTGGAACTTCGACGTCAGTGTTATGAGCAGCAAGCTGCTGACCACGCCGATCTGGCCGACAAGTTGACCGCTTCGGCGACGATGTGGGAACAGCACGAGCAGGAGGCGGCAGGTAAGTTCGGCGACATCGTCGACCGCGGTCGATGA
- the leuS gene encoding leucine--tRNA ligase produces the protein MTDSPTASPASNSGAAPADSDAPPYRYTAALAGRIEGVWQENWAKLGTFNVPNPVGSLAPLDGAAVPDDKLFVQDMFPYPSGEGLHVGHPLGYIATDVYARYFRMTGRNVLHALGFDAFGLPAEQYAVQTGTHPRTRTEANVVNFRRQLGRLGLAHDSRRSFSTTDVEFYKWTQWIFLQIYNAWFDTAANKARPIAELVAEFESGARALEDGRDWAGLSAGERADVIDGHRLVYRADSMVNWCPGLGTVLANEEVTADGRSDRGNFPVFRKRLRQWMMRITAYSDRLLDDLEVLDWPEPVKTMQRNWIGRSTGAKALFAAAGRDGETVDIEVFTTRPDTLFGATYLVLAPEHDLVDKLVAAAWPEGTDPRWTYGAATPGAAVAAYRQAIGSKSDLERQESKAKTGVFLGSYAANPTNGKPVPIFIADYVLAGYGTGAIMAVPGHDQRDWDFAHEFGLPVVEVIAGGDISESAYAGDGVLVNSGYLDGLDVAAAKEKITARLEADGRGWARVEFKLRDWLFARQRYWGEPFPIVYDSDGRAHALDEAALPVELPDVPDYSPVLFDPDDADSEPSPPLAKATEWVHVELDLGDGLKPYSRDTNVMPQWAGSSWYELRYTDPHNSERFCDKENEAYWMGPRPAEHGPQDPGGVDLYVGGAEHAVLHLLYARFWHKVLYDLGHVSSREPYRRLVNQGYIQAFAYTDARGSYVPAEEVVERDGRFVYPGPGGEVEVFQEFGKIGKSLKNSISPDEICDDYGADTLRVYEMSMGPLEASRPWATKDVVGAHRFLQRVWRLVVDEQTGDTRVVGGPAQALATGTLRALHRTIAGVAEDYAALRNNTAAAKLIEYTNHLTKEHRDAVPRAAVEPLVLMLAPLAPHMAEELWLRLGHETPLAHGPFPVADPAYLVDDTVEYPVQVNGKVRGRVQVAADADQDTLKAAALADEKVQAFLAGANPRKVIVVPGRLVNLVV, from the coding sequence GTGACCGACTCCCCGACCGCTTCGCCAGCAAGCAACTCTGGCGCCGCCCCGGCCGACTCCGACGCGCCGCCGTATCGCTACACCGCGGCGCTGGCGGGCCGTATCGAAGGCGTGTGGCAGGAGAACTGGGCGAAGCTGGGAACGTTCAACGTGCCCAACCCGGTCGGTTCGCTGGCTCCGCTGGACGGCGCCGCCGTCCCGGACGACAAGTTGTTCGTGCAGGACATGTTTCCTTACCCGTCGGGGGAGGGTCTGCATGTCGGCCACCCGCTGGGCTACATCGCAACAGACGTGTACGCCCGCTACTTCCGGATGACCGGCCGTAACGTGTTGCATGCGTTGGGGTTTGATGCCTTCGGACTGCCCGCAGAGCAGTATGCGGTGCAGACCGGCACCCACCCGCGCACCCGGACCGAGGCCAACGTGGTGAATTTCCGGCGCCAACTGGGGCGCCTGGGCCTCGCCCACGACAGCCGGCGCAGCTTCTCCACCACCGACGTCGAGTTCTACAAGTGGACCCAGTGGATCTTCCTGCAGATCTACAACGCCTGGTTCGACACCGCCGCCAACAAGGCCCGCCCCATCGCCGAGCTGGTCGCCGAATTCGAGTCCGGTGCCCGCGCCCTCGAGGACGGGCGGGACTGGGCCGGCTTGTCGGCGGGGGAGCGGGCCGACGTGATCGACGGCCACCGGCTGGTCTATCGGGCCGACTCGATGGTGAACTGGTGTCCCGGCCTGGGCACCGTGCTGGCCAACGAAGAGGTCACCGCCGACGGCCGCAGCGACCGCGGCAACTTCCCTGTCTTCCGGAAACGATTGCGGCAGTGGATGATGCGGATCACCGCGTACTCCGATCGGCTGCTCGACGACCTCGAGGTGCTGGACTGGCCCGAACCCGTCAAGACCATGCAGCGCAACTGGATCGGCCGATCCACCGGCGCCAAAGCGCTGTTCGCGGCCGCCGGGCGCGACGGCGAGACGGTCGATATCGAGGTGTTCACCACCCGGCCCGACACGTTGTTCGGCGCCACCTACTTGGTGCTGGCGCCCGAGCACGACCTGGTCGACAAGTTGGTGGCGGCCGCCTGGCCGGAGGGCACCGACCCGCGCTGGACGTATGGCGCGGCCACACCCGGTGCGGCCGTTGCCGCCTACCGGCAGGCGATTGGGTCGAAGTCCGACCTCGAGCGCCAGGAAAGCAAAGCGAAGACCGGCGTCTTCTTGGGCAGTTACGCCGCCAATCCCACCAACGGGAAGCCCGTGCCGATCTTCATCGCCGACTATGTGTTGGCCGGATACGGAACCGGGGCGATCATGGCGGTCCCCGGCCACGACCAGCGCGACTGGGACTTCGCCCACGAATTCGGCCTTCCGGTCGTGGAAGTCATTGCCGGCGGCGACATTTCGGAATCCGCCTACGCCGGTGACGGGGTACTGGTCAACTCCGGCTACCTCGACGGATTGGATGTGGCCGCGGCCAAGGAAAAGATCACCGCCCGCTTGGAGGCCGATGGCCGCGGCTGGGCGCGCGTCGAATTCAAGTTGCGCGACTGGCTTTTCGCCCGGCAGCGTTACTGGGGCGAACCGTTCCCCATCGTCTACGACTCAGACGGACGTGCGCATGCACTCGACGAGGCCGCACTGCCGGTCGAGCTGCCCGACGTGCCGGATTACTCGCCGGTGCTGTTCGACCCCGACGACGCCGACAGCGAGCCCTCACCGCCGTTGGCCAAGGCGACGGAGTGGGTGCACGTCGAGCTGGACCTGGGCGACGGCCTGAAGCCCTACAGCCGGGACACCAACGTGATGCCGCAGTGGGCGGGCAGCTCCTGGTATGAACTGCGCTACACCGATCCGCATAATTCGGAAAGGTTCTGCGACAAGGAGAATGAAGCCTACTGGATGGGTCCGCGACCGGCCGAGCACGGGCCGCAGGATCCGGGCGGGGTCGACCTGTACGTCGGCGGCGCCGAGCACGCGGTGCTGCATCTGCTGTATGCGCGGTTCTGGCACAAGGTCCTATACGACCTGGGCCATGTGAGTTCGCGGGAACCTTACCGTCGGCTGGTCAACCAGGGCTACATCCAGGCTTTCGCCTACACCGACGCGCGCGGGTCTTACGTGCCGGCCGAAGAAGTGGTCGAACGCGACGGCCGCTTCGTCTACCCGGGGCCCGGGGGAGAGGTCGAAGTCTTCCAGGAATTCGGGAAAATCGGCAAGAGCCTGAAGAATTCGATCTCGCCCGACGAGATCTGCGACGACTACGGCGCTGACACACTGCGGGTCTACGAGATGTCGATGGGCCCGCTGGAGGCGTCCCGGCCGTGGGCGACCAAGGACGTCGTAGGAGCGCACCGCTTCCTGCAGCGCGTGTGGCGGTTGGTGGTCGACGAGCAGACCGGTGACACCCGCGTGGTCGGCGGGCCCGCACAAGCGTTGGCGACCGGCACGCTTCGAGCGCTGCATCGCACCATCGCCGGTGTCGCGGAAGACTATGCCGCACTGCGCAATAACACCGCCGCGGCCAAACTCATCGAATACACCAATCATCTCACCAAGGAGCACCGTGACGCGGTGCCGCGCGCGGCGGTCGAGCCGCTGGTGTTGATGTTGGCGCCCCTGGCCCCGCACATGGCCGAGGAATTGTGGCTGCGACTGGGCCACGAGACCCCGCTGGCGCACGGTCCGTTCCCGGTCGCCGACCCCGCCTATCTGGTCGATGACACGGTGGAGTACCCGGTGCAGGTGAACGGCAAGGTGCGCGGCCGAGTGCAGGTGGCCGCCGACGCCGATCAGGACACCCTGAAGGCCGCGGCGCTCGCCGATGAAAAGGTTCAGGCGTTCTTGGCGGGGGCAAACCCGCGCAAGGTGATCGTGGTCCCCGGCCGGCTGGTCAATCTGGTTGTGTAG
- a CDS encoding DUF2710 family protein has product MVAGSGSRANLSEKDLVESVLRELSEAADKWEALVAQAEAVTYSVDLGDIHAVANSDGRLLELTLHPGVITGYGHGELAERLNLAITALREEAEAENRASYGGPLH; this is encoded by the coding sequence ATGGTGGCGGGTTCGGGCAGTCGCGCGAATCTCAGCGAGAAGGATCTCGTCGAATCGGTTCTTCGGGAACTGAGCGAGGCGGCCGACAAGTGGGAAGCCCTGGTAGCGCAGGCCGAGGCCGTCACCTACAGCGTCGACCTGGGCGACATTCACGCGGTGGCGAATTCCGACGGCCGGTTGCTGGAACTGACTTTGCATCCCGGGGTGATCACCGGATACGGCCACGGCGAGTTGGCCGAAAGACTGAACCTCGCGATCACCGCGCTGCGCGAGGAGGCCGAGGCCGAGAACCGGGCGAGCTACGGCGGCCCGCTGCACTGA